The following are encoded in a window of Psilocybe cubensis strain MGC-MH-2018 chromosome 4, whole genome shotgun sequence genomic DNA:
- a CDS encoding Calcium-transporting ATPase 3: MGIFTRKPDLKLSNRIDTVTVPPKVRDFTTITPVAHTLTPSELLEDLGVSEHDGLTKNEAASRLQTCGENLLQGKEGVSAWRVLVGQLSNALTLVLIAALALSFGVEDFIEGAVIAAVIVLNTTQVICLHFSEYRAEKTMDSLRQLSSPTALVIRNGESIPIPAKNVVPGIPGDLVLIKAGDVVPADLRLISVSNLELSEQLLTGESLPVSKNIDTFSENQLDIPIGDRLNLCYASTVVTKGRGTGITVGTAMNTQIGRIANAISGKTDASGEAIKDDRPWYKRVSNKVLEFLGLRSGTPLQIKLAKLAFVLLFCAIILAIIVFSVARWKVTNEVALYGIAVAIAIIPESLIAVLTLTMAVGTKRMANENVIVRKLDALENLGGVTDICSDKTGTLTLGKMSVRKFWLAGDPQKAVEYVADVTQNALEPVGNVLREDNGSVLDTAFLGDSLSEALRIASLCNVATIHKNLKGEWKSTGDPTEVALQVFATKLKLGRPGLVTGLTEPKEKVTRFAMGKVIENGEKQPHFDEKQPQHLPKRFELKAEFPFSSDLKRMSMIYLDQELDGQALVVIKGASERVLAASTHYVPSPESSPETAPLSEEIRNTFLVKAEELASQGLRVIGLASRIIPATGIETLTREEVERDFVFRGLAGIFDPPRPETLGAVRACKQAGIVVHMLTGDHVTTAKAIAEAVEIISPDAPPSAVMTATEFDRLTDKEIDALPELPLVIARCAPETKVRMIHAGKRRGKHLSMSGDGVNDSPALKLAPVGIAMGMAGSDVAKDASDLVLTDDNFNSIVVAITEGRRLFTNIQRFIVHLLTTNVAEVALLIIGLCFQDEGQNSVFPLSPIGVLWVNMLTSSPPAFGLGLEAADRNLMRRPPHSLKDGIFTWPVILDCLAYGIIMGGISLASFVIVIYGKGNGDLGHDCNHEVSELCRNVFRARSTTFATLIFAISIYGLELKSFDRSLFSLTPGRHFMKDLLANPVLLWSCLGGMISVVLPIYIPGLNTRVFYQSGIGWEWGVVAGMSVVFLIWCEIWKVLRKPLYRRWTPSLVENLVHDEHDSNEKPRRDV; this comes from the exons ATGGGCATTTTCACTCGGAAACCCGACCTCAAGCTCAGTAATCGAATAGATACAGTCACCGTTCCACCCAAAGTTCGGGACTTCACGACAATCACCCCTGTTGCACATACCCTTACTCCGTCAGAGCTCCTCGAGGACCTTGGGGTGTCGGAGCATGATGGACTTACGAAGAACGAGGCAGCTAGTCGCCTACAAACTTGTGGAGAGAACCTCCTCCAGGGAAAGGAAGGCGTCTCAGCATGGCGGGTATTAGTAGGGCAGCTTT CGAATGCCCTTACATTGGTTTTGATCGCAGCTTTGGCCCTCAGTTTTGGTGTCGAGGATTTTATCGAAGGGGCTGTTATTGCAGCGGTTATCGTTCTCAATACAACGCAAGTTATTTGTTTGCACTTCTCCG AATACCGCGCGGAGAAAACTATGGACTCTTTAAGGCAGCTTTCATCACCTACAGCTCTCGTCATTCGTAATGGAGAGAGTATTCCCATTCCCGCCAAGAACGTCGTACCAGGCAT TCCAGGCGACCTTGTACTAATCAAAGCTGGCGATGTTGTCCCTGCCGAT TTGCGGCTTATCTCAGTCTCCAATCTCGAACTTTCAGAGCAACTTTTGACAGGGGAATCATTACCAG TTTCGAAGAATATAGACACCTTCAGTGAAAACCAATTAGATATTCCGATCGGTGATCGCCTAAATCTATGTTATGCCTCTACGGTTGTAACCAAAGGACGGGGAACTGGAATTACAGTAGGAACTGCTATGAATACCCAG ATTGGCCGCATTGCTAATGCAATTAGCGGCAAAACAGATGCTTCTGGAGAAGCCATCAAAGATGACAGACCTTGGTATAAGCGAGTGTCTAACAAGGTGCTCGAATTCTT GGGCCTTCGATCGGGAACCCCTCTACAGATTAAGCTAGCAAAGCTGGCATTTGTCCTTCTCTTCTGTGCCATCATCCTGGCTATTATCGTCTTTTCTGTCGCGCGTTGGAAGGTTACAAACGAAGTCGCTCTTTACGGCATTGCGGTGGCCATTGCCATCATACCTGAATCACTCATCGCGGTGTTGACGCTTACGATGGCGGTGGGCACAAAACGCATGGCGAACGAGAATGTTATTGTACGGAAGCTTGACGCACTGGAAAATTTGGGAGGAGTAACGGATATTTGCAGTGACAAGACAGGAACACTAACTCTAG GAAAAATGTCTGTACGCAAATTTTGGTTGGCAGGCGATCCACAGAAAGCTGTCGAATATGTAGCGGATGTTACGCAGAATGCGTTAGAACCCGTTGGAAATGTTCTCCGAGAAGATAATGGATCAGTGCTTGATACAGCTTTCTTGGGCGATAGCTTATCCGAGGCTCTTCGAATCGCATCTTTGTGCAATGTTGCAAC AATCCATAAGAATCTAAAGGGAGAATGGAAATCCACTGGCGATCCTACGGAAGTCGCGCTTCAAGTTTTCGCAACTAAACTCAAACTTGGAAGGCCGGGTCTAGTAACCGGTTTGACTGAACCTAAGGAGAAGGTAACACGATTCGCCATGGGAAAAGTTATCGAGAATGGCGAGAAACAACCTCATTTCGACGAAAAACAACCGCAACATCTTCCAAAGCGATTCGAACTCAAAGCTGAATTCCCATTCTCCAGTGACTTGAAACGAATGTCCATGATCTATTTAGATCAAGAACTGGATGGACAGGCCCTCGTCGTTATTAAGGGAGCG TCGGAACGCGTGTTGGCAGCATCAACTCACTATGTCCCTTCTCCCGAATCATCACCGGAAACTGCTCCTCTGTCGGAAGAGATCAGAAATACTTTTCTGGTCAAAGCTGAGGAACTGGCATCTCAAGGTCTCCGCGTCATTGGCTTGGCATCAAGGATTATACCTGCTACTGGAATTGAAACTCTCACCCGAGAAGAGGTTGAACGGGATTTTGTATTCCGCGGGCTTGCAGGTATCTTCGATCCACCTCGGCCAGAGACGCTTGGTGCTGTTCGAGCGTGTAAACAGGCGGGCATCGTGGTACACAT GTTAACCGGTGACCATGTCACAACTGCGAAGGCAATTGCTGAGGCTGTCGAAATCATCTCGCCAGATGCGCCTCCTAGTGCCGTTATGACG GCGACTGAATTCGATAGGCTGACGGATAAAGAAATCGATGCACTCCCAGAACTACCCCTAGTTATTGCTCGCTGTGCTCCCGAGACCAAAG TTCGTATGATTCATGCTGGGAAACGTCGAGGCAAGCATCTATCGATGTCCGGTGATGGCGTCAACGACTCTCCTGCTTTGAAATTGGCTCCCGTTGGCATTGCGATGGGCATGGCTGGCTCTGATGTGGCGAAAGACGCTTCAGATCTCGTTTTGACAGATGA CAACTTCAATTCCATCGTAGTCGCAATAACCGAAGGTCGCCGCTTGTTTACGAATATTCAAAGGTTTATCGTACATCTTCTGACCACCAACGTGGCAGAAGTAGCTCTTTTGATTATTGGACTTTGTTTCCAGGATGAAGGCCAAAATAGTGTTTTCCCTCTGAGTCCCATCGGTGTGTTGTGGGTTAACATG CTTACCAGCTCTCCTCCTGCATTTGGTCTCGGTTTGGAGGCAGCTGATAGAAATTTGATGAGAAGACCGCCTCACTCGCTCAAGGATGGTATTTTCACTTGGCCAGTTATCTTGGACTGTCTGGCATACGGCATTATCATGGGTGGAATTTCTCTTGCTAGC TTTGTCATTGTTATCTATGGCAAGGGAAATGGAGACCTTGGGCATGATTGTAACCACGAAGTCAGTGAATTGTGTCGAAACGTGTTCAGGGCCCGGTCAACGACATTTGCCACGTTGATTTTTGCGATATCGATCTACGGATTGGAGCTAAAATCAT TCGATC